In the genome of Thermodesulfobacteriota bacterium, the window AGCAGTGGTTCCTTACCTGGGCCATGGGGCTGCCGCCGATATTCATCATGCTCTCCGGTTTCTACATTTTGGCGCTGGCGTTCAACATCCGCATTCCCTTGCTGGAATATATTGTCGTTGCGCCACTGATGTTTGCCATTGCTGACATACCGGTTTCCTTCGGAGGGTTCGGCACCATGACCATGGCCTGGTTCCTGTTCTTTGGTGATTACGGGTCAAGCGAAAATATCGCGGCACTGACCCTTTTTCTGCCAGCCGTTCGCGCTGTCATCAGGGCCGCCATAGGGATTGTTTCTCTGCCGTTCGCCATGAAGGACATTCCGACGCTGCTCAACGGCAGTGTTCAGTTGACAAAGGCTCAACCACAGCCGGAACCGGGAGAAGCATGAGCTGAAAGGTGAAAATTCAGGGTATCTCTAAAAAATTAGAATTTTGGCCCGAGGTCAAGGCGTGCGAAAATTTTAACCGGAGGAATACTTGAAGTATTCCGAGGATTAAAATTTGAGCACAACGCCGACATCGGGCCAAAAGGCAATTTTTAGAGGTGCCCTTCATTTTTTCACAATATGTCAAATCATATTCACATATGGTCAATACATAACGCTCGAGTATGGTTTAAATTAATTAAACCTTTTTTCAGGAGAAACAATGCCTTTAGAAAAAAAACATGTCGTCTGCAGCATGTGTGATCAGGCCTGCAGCCTGGAAGCGCATGTCAGGGACGGACGGTTGGAAAAACTGCGCGGGTTTGCAGACCACCTGATGATGCCCAAAACCATTTGCTGCAAACCGGTGGAAGCCGCTGAATGGTATTACAATGAACATCGCCTGCTATACCCCTTGAAACGAACCGGAGAAAGAGGCGACGGCCAGTGGACCCGCATCAGCTGGGACCAGGCCATGGACGAAATCGCGGCCAAGCTTCAACGGGTGGTGGACCAACACGGGCCGGAAGCCTTTGCCTGTTCCACCTCGGATCATAACGTCCAGGGGGGCAGCGGCATGGTCCGGCGGTTCATGAACCTTCTGGGAAGCCCGAATTACATCAGTGGCGTAAGCCTTTGCCAGGGCAATACGGCTGCCGTCAACAGCATGACCTGCGGCGGTTATCCTTTTCCGGATTATGAACAGACCCGCTGTATGGTATTCTTCGGGCATAATCTCCGGCCGAATTCCTGGGCAGGCGAATACTATCGTCTGAAAGCGGCCAGGGCCAGAGGCGCCAGGCTGATTGTTCTGGACCCGAGAAAGAGTCATTGCGCCAAAATGGCCGACATTCATCTGCCTTTACGGGCAGGCACGGACGCGGCAATGTGCCTGGGCTGGATCAACGTTATCATTAAAGAAGAGCTGTACGACAAGCAATTCGTATCCCGCTGGTGTGTAGGGTTTGATGAACTCAAAGAACGGGCCGGAGAATACCCGCTGGACCGGGTGTCGCAAATCACCGGCGTTCCCGCGAGCCTGATCCGTGAGGCCGCCGTCATGTATGCCACCAACACGCCGGCCATTATTCCCTGGACATGTGCCACCGACCAGCAGGTAAACAGCACTTCCGCCCTGCGCTGCCAGGGCATCCTGCGGGCTTTGACCAACAGCCTGAATGTTCCCGGAGGGGACGTCATGGTCGACCCCAATGCGATGATTATCTCCGAGACGGAACTGGAACTCCACGAACGGCTGCCCCAGGAAAAAAAAGACCTGCAGCTGGGGGCAAAGGATCATCCGGTCATGACCTACCGGGGGCAGCAGGCCTTGAACGAGCCCCGGCGCAGGGTCTGGGGCCAACCCTACCGGAACCTGATGAAAGGCATGTACATGGCCCACCCGCCGGCTGTATTCAAAGCCATGCGGGAAGGCATTCCCTATCCGGTCAAAGCCTTCTTCTCCATCGCCAACAACACCCTCATGTGCTACACCAACCAGCAGGGCATTTTCGAGGCCATTAAAAATCTTGACCTGTTTGTGGTCAATGACCTCTTCATGACGCCCACCGCCCAGCTGGCCGACTATGTGCTTCCGGGCGACTGCTTTCTGGAACGGCCTGTCCTGTACAATTATCAGGAGTGGATCGGTGTCTATGCGAGTTTCGAAAAAGCCGTTGAACCCCCCGGTGAGTGCCGGGATGTCTATTATTTCCTGCGCGAACTGGCCGTGCGCATGGGCATGGAAGCGCAATTTCCCTGGAAAAACCTGGAAGAACTTTACCAATACCGAATCTCCGGGACCGGGCTTACCTGGAAACAGCTTTCAAAAAATCTCCCCTTGCTGACGCCGCCCGCGCCCCCGC includes:
- a CDS encoding molybdopterin-dependent oxidoreductase, whose product is MPLEKKHVVCSMCDQACSLEAHVRDGRLEKLRGFADHLMMPKTICCKPVEAAEWYYNEHRLLYPLKRTGERGDGQWTRISWDQAMDEIAAKLQRVVDQHGPEAFACSTSDHNVQGGSGMVRRFMNLLGSPNYISGVSLCQGNTAAVNSMTCGGYPFPDYEQTRCMVFFGHNLRPNSWAGEYYRLKAARARGARLIVLDPRKSHCAKMADIHLPLRAGTDAAMCLGWINVIIKEELYDKQFVSRWCVGFDELKERAGEYPLDRVSQITGVPASLIREAAVMYATNTPAIIPWTCATDQQVNSTSALRCQGILRALTNSLNVPGGDVMVDPNAMIISETELELHERLPQEKKDLQLGAKDHPVMTYRGQQALNEPRRRVWGQPYRNLMKGMYMAHPPAVFKAMREGIPYPVKAFFSIANNTLMCYTNQQGIFEAIKNLDLFVVNDLFMTPTAQLADYVLPGDCFLERPVLYNYQEWIGVYASFEKAVEPPGECRDVYYFLRELAVRMGMEAQFPWKNLEELYQYRISGTGLTWKQLSKNLPLLTPPAPPLSAAATKLTLKLFARMGLLPLLRNGMVSMLRRHQKTRGFFERRGMKRMARLFKDYVVLSPYPHEKRGFATPSGKVELYSSVLESLGCDPLPYWKEIYPPEDNPAEEEYPLRLFVGLREDGYFLSAGRHVKKLRQRNPEPLAMLHIETARKSGINDGDWMYVETDWGRVKMKAQLSDDIQKDLVGIRHGWWKPEMARGTPELCGAWDYSDGVLLSDDPAYFDPEQGLPDLRGARKCRVMPMANSPDSP